A portion of the Sabethes cyaneus chromosome 3, idSabCyanKW18_F2, whole genome shotgun sequence genome contains these proteins:
- the LOC128741839 gene encoding protein Gawky-like isoform X1, with product MMITSKNPTITVFRLRLDRKMIGCYIPILLHRELNGEKSLVKHATTIVWNCVSSEPRQITEATIPYAYKSDYIYLTQSIGSSCDSREMLISIRFPLDDLDATQALVSHITELMQNTNTVTLKCDFNAYLNNVSISRNLALQTCTTLNQGLVRAANEFQPIDKTSGRRRSSYTKFDDLLEMVANEKALLKRAFHESPGWSRPRLRLCGGGEDSINNGTSAWGTPPGATNGTSAWGLANQQPPQAWAAAAATGSNSVNNNNQAATSQPQRQPSQPQDQNANKAPQSIPNVNNGNSNGGTPNVWNRNPSQPTGPNPNVANNNPQQPPSQQQQQHQQPLQQQPQQMVMANNGTVATKSQLEMLSNMREALFSQDGWGYQHVNQDTNWEVPGSPEPGKIDNPNNNASSGAAAGAQGQGGAGGGGGGGGGGGMPNPAVSGWKPCNQNNGTELWEANLRNGGAPPPPQPVQKAPWGPSTNLGGTWGEDDDSAEASVWNGGAAGANQPAAAPPAWSQNNPGMWPPGTAAGPNPVTVKKESEWSGVIGTSTGTASNVPPTVAGWDNRGGSAPAVNISGPIGQSVPVEATREIRGDPRGISGRLNGNVGMWDQPNVQNLPAAAKIVQGTLPSAVPGVNSQWNTQVPNKLPSSWDDPSSPMNTRPTLEDNSGTIWNQGPLSRQNSNVSSWKDMPDNIVRNPIPRAPLAGGANLPLGPATRGVGLRGINSGIKPDNNMWGQNQGLPLNSSWDECSATGGWDDKGMANSAPWNDFGQNTMWNKGKQTAGWPDPSDIITGGSGADWAMNKPPNKMSPAEFIRSSKHYRMLCENGFKKEDVEFALRSTNMNFDESLDILQRHGTVGGLGDWRRPDEHPGTAFEAQFSSRFPAGPGTGMPFSQNQNLLNSIPGVGGANPNHAALKYLSQGPSTAHSSFSQGPNPLAAAAVAGNPQNPQAQPSTQQLRMLVQQIQMAVHAGFLNHQILNQPLAPQTLLLLNQLLNHIRQMQHIQSNLARSGGATGVSTVQLTMQINKHKAQISQLQQQIAAQQAIYVKQQQQQQQQQQQPHQTGAPHQPPGTPGSMNPGLGAADFLRQQELVSLQSNFADMGLNKDPVTPGVGFPPNAAAVNSNNPVNAGMTAGTAGVTSQQSRLNQWKLPSLEKDGGVGGANDLTDFSRAPGTTAKSTLSTVNSNIGSLGLQDGTWSSGRSNITDGWPDPSVGGVEPENKDWETLVPEFEPGKPWKVKGAQMKIDEDPSITPGSVARSPLSISAVKEADLFGTGGKSSPTDTIGLTSSTWSFNPSQPGGSGKMVTNAGKNVWPESISSTVASTGSDLWGTTMGKTTRGPPPGLGANKNTAAAANGWTGGGSSTQRPGTGGTWSGGNSWGSSWLLLKNLTSQIDGATLRTLCMQHGPLQSLQLYLNHGLALCKYSSREEANKAQQALNSCPLGSTTIGAECPSEAEVQTYLQQLGAPTGSIPVGAASSGGGINSSGSIVPPSSSGSVTSVAQSWRQTPRGSGTDTWGSGWPPSNTGGGGGNLWAPLEGGTERGTPSNLNSFLPESLLGPELN from the exons ATGATGATAACAAGTAAGAATCCTACCATCACAGTGTTCCGATTACGATTGGATCGAAAGATGATTGGCTGCTACATTCCAATATTATTACACCGTGAATTAAACGGTGAAAAATCGTTGGTGAAGCATGCTACTACCATCGTTTGGAACTGCGTTTCTTCCGAACCTCGACAAATCACGGAGGCGACTATCCCTTACGCATACAAGTCTGACTACATCTACTTGACACAATCAATTGGCAGCAGCTGCGACAGCAGGGAAATGCTGATCTCAATAAGATTTCCATTGGATGACTTGGACGCCACCCAGGCGCTCGTTAGCCATATTACTGAGTTGATGCAAAACACTAATACTGTGACTTTGAAATGTGATTTTAATGCTTACCTGAATAATGTTAGTATTAGCCGTAATCTAGCCCTACAGACATGCACTACTTTAAACCAAGGTCTGGTGCGAGCAGCCAATGAATTTCAACCTATTGACAAAACATCCGGTCGACGACGAAGCTCGTATACAAAATTCGATGACCTATTGGAGATGGTTGCTAATGAAAAAGCGCTACTAAAGCGCGCCTTCCATGAATCTCCAGGATGGTCACGGCCGCGTCTGCGATTGTGTGGAGGTGGTGAAGATTCTATCAACAATGGTACCAGTGCTTGGGGAACTCCTCCCGGTGCTACAAACGGCACTAGTGCTTGGGGCTTAGCTAATCAACAACCGCCACAGGCGTGGGCAGCGGCTGCGGCTACTGGTAGTAACAGTgtaaacaacaacaatcaagcgGCAACGAGTCAACCACAACGTCAACCATCACAACCGCAAGACCAAAATGCCAACAAAGCGCCACAATCGATTCCCAATGTTAACAACGGCAACAGTAACGGAGGCACACCGAATGTCTGGAATCGTAACCCATCACAACCGACTGGTCCCAATCCAAACGTTGCCAACAATAATCCGCAGCAGCCTCCatcgcagcagcaacagcagcatcaG CAACCATTACAGCAACAGCCACAGCAGATGGTAATGGCTAACAATGGGACTGTTGCAACGAAAAGTCAGCTGGAAATGCTGAGCAATATGCGCGAAGCGTTATTCAGTCAGGATGGCTGGGGCTATCAGCATGTTAACCAGGACACCAACTGGGAGGTCCCTGGTTCGCCTGAACCAGGAAAAATTGATAATCCTAATAATAATGCAAGTAGTGGAGCTGCAGCTGGAGCACAAGGGCAAGGTGGAGCAGGAGGCGGAGGAGGTGGAGGAGGGGGAGGTGGTATGCCCAATCCAGCAGTTTCTGGCTGGAAACCATGTAACCAGAACAATGGCACCGAATTGTGGGAAGCCAATCTTCGTAACGGGGGTGCTCCTCCGCCACCACAACCAGTACAGAAAGCTCCTTGGGGACCATCTACCAATCTTGGTGGAACTTGGGGCGAGGATGATGATTCTGCTGAAGCGAGTGTTTGGAATGGAGGCGCTGCTGGTGCGAATCAGCCAGCTGCAGCACCGCCTGCTTGGAGTCAGAACAATCCCGGCATGTGGCCTCCGGGTACCGCAGCTGGCCCAAATCCAGTTACTGTTAAGAAAGAGAGCGAATGGTCTGGAGTAATCGGTACTAGCACTGGGACTGCAAGTAATGTTCCACCGACAGTTGCGGGCTGGGATAATCGAGGAGGATCTGCACCTGCTGTTAACATATCCGGTCCTATCGGGCAATCAGTACCAGTTGAAGCTACACGTGAAATTCGAGGAGATCCACGTGGTATATCAGGGCGACTGAATGGAAATGTCGGCATGTGGGATCAACCTAATGTTCAGAATCTTCCTGCCGCTGCAAAGATTGTACAAGGCACTCTTCCGTCAGCCGTTCCCGGAGTTAATAGTCAGTGGAATACACAAGTTCCAAACAAACTTCCCAGTAGCTGGGATGATCCGTCGTCACCAATGAACACACGTCCGACATTAGAAGATAATTCCGGTACTATTTGGAACCAGGGTCCTCTATCCCGACAGAATTCCAATGTTTCCAGCTGGAAAGATATGCCGGACAATATTGTCCGTAATCCGATTCCTCGAGCTCCACTCGCAGGAGGTGCTAATCTACCCCTTGGACCAGCGACAAGAGGTGTTGGATTAAGAGGAATTAATTCGGGCATAAAACCGGACAATAACATGTGGGGTCAAAATCAAGGCCTCCCTTTGAATAGTTCATGGGATGAATGCAGCGCCACCGGCGGCTGGGATGATAAAGGAATGGCTAATAGTGCTCCTTGGAACGATTTCGGACAAAATACCATGTGGAATAAGGGAAAGCAGACAGCAGGTTGGCCAGATCCGAGTGATATAATCACTGGCGGTTCCGGTGCCGATTGGGCCATGAATAAACCACCGAATAAGATGAGTCCAGCAGAATTTATACGCAGCAGCAAGCATTATCGCATGCTTTGTGAAAACGGTTTTAAGAAGGAAGACGTTGAATTTGCTCTGCGCTCTACGAATATGAACTTTGACGAATCTTTGGACATATTGCAACGACATGGCACTGTAGGCGGTCTGGGAGATTGGAGACGTCCTGATGAGCATCCGGGGACAGCCTTTGAAGCTCAGTTTTCAAGTAGATTTCCGGCAGGTCCTGGAACTGGAATGCCGTTTTCACAg AACCAAAATTTGCTTAACAGCATACCGGGAGTTGGCGGTGCCAACCCAAATCATGCCGCGTTGAAATATCTTTCTCAAGGACCTTCGACGGCACATTCTTCTTTTTCGCAAGGTCCGAATCCACTGGCAGCGGCAGCTGTCGCTGGCAATCCACAAAATCCGCAAGCACAACCTTCCACTCAACAACTGCGAATGCTCGTCCAGCAGATCCAAATGGCCGTACATGCTGGTTTTCTCAATCATCAAATATTGAACCAACCGTTGGCTCCGCAAACCTTATTACTATTGAACCAGTTGCTCAATCACATTAGA CAAATGCAACACATTCAAAGTAATCTTGCTCGAAGTGGCGGAGCAACCGGTGTTAGTACCGTGCAGTTGACAATGCAAATCAACAAACATAAAGCGCAGATCTCGCAGCTTCAACAGCAAATCGCAGCACAGCAAGCTATTTACgtcaaacaacaacagcaacagcagcagcaacaacaacaaccacaccAAACAGGTGCCCCTCACCAACCTCCAGGAACGCCTGGATCTATGAATCCGGGACTGGGGGCGGCAGATTTTTTGCGTCAACAGGAATTGGTCTCGTTGCAAAGCAATTTCGCTGATATGGGACTAAATAAAGATCCTGTTACCCCAGGTGTCGGTTTTCCTCCGAATGCTGCTGCTGTTAATAGCAACAATCCAGTTAATGCCGGAATGACAGCCGGCACTGCTGGCGTTACTAGTCAACAGTCTCGCCTGAATCAGTGGAAACTGCCATCGCTCGAAAAAGATGGCGGTGTTGGTGGCGCCAATGATCTCACCGATTTCTCTCGTGCACCAGGCACGACCGCCAAGTCGACGCTATCGACCGTGAACTCCAACATAGGCTCCCTGGGTCTGCAGGATGG AACTTGGTCATCAGGGCGGTCGAATATTACTGATGGATGGCCGGATCCATCTGTTGGCGGTGTTGAGCCGGAAAATAAAGACTGGGAAACTCTGGTCCCCGAATTCGAACCAGGCAAGCCATGGAAGGTAAAG GGAGCACAGATGAAAATTGACGAAGATCCCAGTATTACGCCCGGTAGTGTGGCACGCAGCCCATTGTCGATTTCGGCTGTTAAGGAGGCTGATTTGTTTGGTACAGGAGGCAAGTCGTCCCCGACTGATACAATTGGTTTGACTTCTTCTACGTGGAGCTTCAATCCATCACAGCCAGGAGGAAGCGGTAAGATGGTTACCAACGCAGGAAAAAATGTATGGCCAGAAAGTATTTCATCCACAGTTGCCAGTACCGGTTCGGATCTCTGGGGAACGACTATGGGGAAAACTACCCGGGGGCCACCACCAGGGCTGGGTGCTAACAAAAACACGGCAGCTGCTGCTAATGGCTGGACCGGTGGTGGTAGCAGCACGCAGCGTCCCGGCACAGGTGGCACTTGGTCGGGCGGAAATAGCTGGGGATCATCGTGGTTGTTGTTGAAAAATCTTACTTCACAG ATTGATGGTGCCACCTTACGCACGCTATGCATGCAACACGGACCGCTACAAAGTTTACAATTATATTTGAACCATGGTTTAGCACTGTGCAAATACTCTTCCCGTGAGGAGGCAAATAAAGCTCAACAGGCACTGAACAGTTGTCCCTTAGGCAGCACTACCATTGGAGCAGAGTGTCCTAGCGAGGCAGAAGTTCAAACTTATTTGCAGCAATTGGGTGCACCAACGGGCAGCATTCCTGTCGGCGCGGCTAGCTCTGGCGGCGGAATCAACAGCAGCGGTAGCATCGTTCCACCGAGTAGCAGTGGAAGTGTTACTAGTGTTGCGCAATCTTGGCGTCAAACTCCAAGAGGATCCG GTACTGACACTTGGGGTTCTGGATGGCCACCTTCTAACacgggtggtggtggtggaaaCTTATGGGCACCGCTCGAGGGAGGCACGGAGCGTGGTACCCCTTCCAATTTAAACTCATTTTTGCCAGAAAGCTTACTCGGTCCTGAACTAAACTAG
- the LOC128741839 gene encoding protein Gawky-like isoform X2, translating to MMITSKNPTITVFRLRLDRKMIGCYIPILLHRELNGEKSLVKHATTIVWNCVSSEPRQITEATIPYAYKSDYIYLTQSIGSSCDSREMLISIRFPLDDLDATQALVSHITELMQNTNTVTLKCDFNAYLNNVSISRNLALQTCTTLNQGLVRAANEFQPIDKTSGRRRSSYTKFDDLLEMVANEKALLKRAFHESPGWSRPRLRLCGGGEDSINNGTSAWGTPPGATNGTSAWGLANQQPPQAWAAAAATGSNSVNNNNQAATSQPQRQPSQPQDQNANKAPQSIPNVNNGNSNGGTPNVWNRNPSQPTGPNPNVANNNPQQPPSQQQQQHQQPLQQQPQQMVMANNGTVATKSQLEMLSNMREALFSQDGWGYQHVNQDTNWEVPGSPEPGKIDNPNNNASSGAAAGAQGQGGAGGGGGGGGGGGMPNPAVSGWKPCNQNNGTELWEANLRNGGAPPPPQPVQKAPWGPSTNLGGTWGEDDDSAEASVWNGGAAGANQPAAAPPAWSQNNPGMWPPGTAAGPNPVTVKKESEWSGVIGTSTGTASNVPPTVAGWDNRGGSAPAVNISGPIGQSVPVEATREIRGDPRGISGRLNGNVGMWDQPNVQNLPAAAKIVQGTLPSAVPGVNSQWNTQVPNKLPSSWDDPSSPMNTRPTLEDNSGTIWNQGPLSRQNSNVSSWKDMPDNIVRNPIPRAPLAGGANLPLGPATRGVGLRGINSGIKPDNNMWGQNQGLPLNSSWDECSATGGWDDKGMANSAPWNDFGQNTMWNKGKQTAGWPDPSDIITGGSGADWAMNKPPNKMSPAEFIRSSKHYRMLCENGFKKEDVEFALRSTNMNFDESLDILQRHGTVGGLGDWRRPDEHPGTAFEAQFSSRFPAGPGTGMPFSQNQNLLNSIPGVGGANPNHAALKYLSQGPSTAHSSFSQGPNPLAAAAVAGNPQNPQAQPSTQQLRMLVQQIQMAVHAGFLNHQILNQPLAPQTLLLLNQLLNHIRQMQHIQSNLARSGGATGVSTVQLTMQINKHKAQISQLQQQIAAQQAIYVKQQQQQQQQQQQPHQTGAPHQPPGTPGSMNPGLGAADFLRQQELVSLQSNFADMGLNKDPVTPGVGFPPNAAAVNSNNPVNAGMTAGTAGVTSQQSRLNQWKLPSLEKDGGVGGANDLTDFSRAPGTTAKSTLSTVNSNIGSLGLQDGTWSSGRSNITDGWPDPSVGGVEPENKDWETLVPEFEPGKPWKGAQMKIDEDPSITPGSVARSPLSISAVKEADLFGTGGKSSPTDTIGLTSSTWSFNPSQPGGSGKMVTNAGKNVWPESISSTVASTGSDLWGTTMGKTTRGPPPGLGANKNTAAAANGWTGGGSSTQRPGTGGTWSGGNSWGSSWLLLKNLTSQIDGATLRTLCMQHGPLQSLQLYLNHGLALCKYSSREEANKAQQALNSCPLGSTTIGAECPSEAEVQTYLQQLGAPTGSIPVGAASSGGGINSSGSIVPPSSSGSVTSVAQSWRQTPRGSGTDTWGSGWPPSNTGGGGGNLWAPLEGGTERGTPSNLNSFLPESLLGPELN from the exons ATGATGATAACAAGTAAGAATCCTACCATCACAGTGTTCCGATTACGATTGGATCGAAAGATGATTGGCTGCTACATTCCAATATTATTACACCGTGAATTAAACGGTGAAAAATCGTTGGTGAAGCATGCTACTACCATCGTTTGGAACTGCGTTTCTTCCGAACCTCGACAAATCACGGAGGCGACTATCCCTTACGCATACAAGTCTGACTACATCTACTTGACACAATCAATTGGCAGCAGCTGCGACAGCAGGGAAATGCTGATCTCAATAAGATTTCCATTGGATGACTTGGACGCCACCCAGGCGCTCGTTAGCCATATTACTGAGTTGATGCAAAACACTAATACTGTGACTTTGAAATGTGATTTTAATGCTTACCTGAATAATGTTAGTATTAGCCGTAATCTAGCCCTACAGACATGCACTACTTTAAACCAAGGTCTGGTGCGAGCAGCCAATGAATTTCAACCTATTGACAAAACATCCGGTCGACGACGAAGCTCGTATACAAAATTCGATGACCTATTGGAGATGGTTGCTAATGAAAAAGCGCTACTAAAGCGCGCCTTCCATGAATCTCCAGGATGGTCACGGCCGCGTCTGCGATTGTGTGGAGGTGGTGAAGATTCTATCAACAATGGTACCAGTGCTTGGGGAACTCCTCCCGGTGCTACAAACGGCACTAGTGCTTGGGGCTTAGCTAATCAACAACCGCCACAGGCGTGGGCAGCGGCTGCGGCTACTGGTAGTAACAGTgtaaacaacaacaatcaagcgGCAACGAGTCAACCACAACGTCAACCATCACAACCGCAAGACCAAAATGCCAACAAAGCGCCACAATCGATTCCCAATGTTAACAACGGCAACAGTAACGGAGGCACACCGAATGTCTGGAATCGTAACCCATCACAACCGACTGGTCCCAATCCAAACGTTGCCAACAATAATCCGCAGCAGCCTCCatcgcagcagcaacagcagcatcaG CAACCATTACAGCAACAGCCACAGCAGATGGTAATGGCTAACAATGGGACTGTTGCAACGAAAAGTCAGCTGGAAATGCTGAGCAATATGCGCGAAGCGTTATTCAGTCAGGATGGCTGGGGCTATCAGCATGTTAACCAGGACACCAACTGGGAGGTCCCTGGTTCGCCTGAACCAGGAAAAATTGATAATCCTAATAATAATGCAAGTAGTGGAGCTGCAGCTGGAGCACAAGGGCAAGGTGGAGCAGGAGGCGGAGGAGGTGGAGGAGGGGGAGGTGGTATGCCCAATCCAGCAGTTTCTGGCTGGAAACCATGTAACCAGAACAATGGCACCGAATTGTGGGAAGCCAATCTTCGTAACGGGGGTGCTCCTCCGCCACCACAACCAGTACAGAAAGCTCCTTGGGGACCATCTACCAATCTTGGTGGAACTTGGGGCGAGGATGATGATTCTGCTGAAGCGAGTGTTTGGAATGGAGGCGCTGCTGGTGCGAATCAGCCAGCTGCAGCACCGCCTGCTTGGAGTCAGAACAATCCCGGCATGTGGCCTCCGGGTACCGCAGCTGGCCCAAATCCAGTTACTGTTAAGAAAGAGAGCGAATGGTCTGGAGTAATCGGTACTAGCACTGGGACTGCAAGTAATGTTCCACCGACAGTTGCGGGCTGGGATAATCGAGGAGGATCTGCACCTGCTGTTAACATATCCGGTCCTATCGGGCAATCAGTACCAGTTGAAGCTACACGTGAAATTCGAGGAGATCCACGTGGTATATCAGGGCGACTGAATGGAAATGTCGGCATGTGGGATCAACCTAATGTTCAGAATCTTCCTGCCGCTGCAAAGATTGTACAAGGCACTCTTCCGTCAGCCGTTCCCGGAGTTAATAGTCAGTGGAATACACAAGTTCCAAACAAACTTCCCAGTAGCTGGGATGATCCGTCGTCACCAATGAACACACGTCCGACATTAGAAGATAATTCCGGTACTATTTGGAACCAGGGTCCTCTATCCCGACAGAATTCCAATGTTTCCAGCTGGAAAGATATGCCGGACAATATTGTCCGTAATCCGATTCCTCGAGCTCCACTCGCAGGAGGTGCTAATCTACCCCTTGGACCAGCGACAAGAGGTGTTGGATTAAGAGGAATTAATTCGGGCATAAAACCGGACAATAACATGTGGGGTCAAAATCAAGGCCTCCCTTTGAATAGTTCATGGGATGAATGCAGCGCCACCGGCGGCTGGGATGATAAAGGAATGGCTAATAGTGCTCCTTGGAACGATTTCGGACAAAATACCATGTGGAATAAGGGAAAGCAGACAGCAGGTTGGCCAGATCCGAGTGATATAATCACTGGCGGTTCCGGTGCCGATTGGGCCATGAATAAACCACCGAATAAGATGAGTCCAGCAGAATTTATACGCAGCAGCAAGCATTATCGCATGCTTTGTGAAAACGGTTTTAAGAAGGAAGACGTTGAATTTGCTCTGCGCTCTACGAATATGAACTTTGACGAATCTTTGGACATATTGCAACGACATGGCACTGTAGGCGGTCTGGGAGATTGGAGACGTCCTGATGAGCATCCGGGGACAGCCTTTGAAGCTCAGTTTTCAAGTAGATTTCCGGCAGGTCCTGGAACTGGAATGCCGTTTTCACAg AACCAAAATTTGCTTAACAGCATACCGGGAGTTGGCGGTGCCAACCCAAATCATGCCGCGTTGAAATATCTTTCTCAAGGACCTTCGACGGCACATTCTTCTTTTTCGCAAGGTCCGAATCCACTGGCAGCGGCAGCTGTCGCTGGCAATCCACAAAATCCGCAAGCACAACCTTCCACTCAACAACTGCGAATGCTCGTCCAGCAGATCCAAATGGCCGTACATGCTGGTTTTCTCAATCATCAAATATTGAACCAACCGTTGGCTCCGCAAACCTTATTACTATTGAACCAGTTGCTCAATCACATTAGA CAAATGCAACACATTCAAAGTAATCTTGCTCGAAGTGGCGGAGCAACCGGTGTTAGTACCGTGCAGTTGACAATGCAAATCAACAAACATAAAGCGCAGATCTCGCAGCTTCAACAGCAAATCGCAGCACAGCAAGCTATTTACgtcaaacaacaacagcaacagcagcagcaacaacaacaaccacaccAAACAGGTGCCCCTCACCAACCTCCAGGAACGCCTGGATCTATGAATCCGGGACTGGGGGCGGCAGATTTTTTGCGTCAACAGGAATTGGTCTCGTTGCAAAGCAATTTCGCTGATATGGGACTAAATAAAGATCCTGTTACCCCAGGTGTCGGTTTTCCTCCGAATGCTGCTGCTGTTAATAGCAACAATCCAGTTAATGCCGGAATGACAGCCGGCACTGCTGGCGTTACTAGTCAACAGTCTCGCCTGAATCAGTGGAAACTGCCATCGCTCGAAAAAGATGGCGGTGTTGGTGGCGCCAATGATCTCACCGATTTCTCTCGTGCACCAGGCACGACCGCCAAGTCGACGCTATCGACCGTGAACTCCAACATAGGCTCCCTGGGTCTGCAGGATGG AACTTGGTCATCAGGGCGGTCGAATATTACTGATGGATGGCCGGATCCATCTGTTGGCGGTGTTGAGCCGGAAAATAAAGACTGGGAAACTCTGGTCCCCGAATTCGAACCAGGCAAGCCATGGAAG GGAGCACAGATGAAAATTGACGAAGATCCCAGTATTACGCCCGGTAGTGTGGCACGCAGCCCATTGTCGATTTCGGCTGTTAAGGAGGCTGATTTGTTTGGTACAGGAGGCAAGTCGTCCCCGACTGATACAATTGGTTTGACTTCTTCTACGTGGAGCTTCAATCCATCACAGCCAGGAGGAAGCGGTAAGATGGTTACCAACGCAGGAAAAAATGTATGGCCAGAAAGTATTTCATCCACAGTTGCCAGTACCGGTTCGGATCTCTGGGGAACGACTATGGGGAAAACTACCCGGGGGCCACCACCAGGGCTGGGTGCTAACAAAAACACGGCAGCTGCTGCTAATGGCTGGACCGGTGGTGGTAGCAGCACGCAGCGTCCCGGCACAGGTGGCACTTGGTCGGGCGGAAATAGCTGGGGATCATCGTGGTTGTTGTTGAAAAATCTTACTTCACAG ATTGATGGTGCCACCTTACGCACGCTATGCATGCAACACGGACCGCTACAAAGTTTACAATTATATTTGAACCATGGTTTAGCACTGTGCAAATACTCTTCCCGTGAGGAGGCAAATAAAGCTCAACAGGCACTGAACAGTTGTCCCTTAGGCAGCACTACCATTGGAGCAGAGTGTCCTAGCGAGGCAGAAGTTCAAACTTATTTGCAGCAATTGGGTGCACCAACGGGCAGCATTCCTGTCGGCGCGGCTAGCTCTGGCGGCGGAATCAACAGCAGCGGTAGCATCGTTCCACCGAGTAGCAGTGGAAGTGTTACTAGTGTTGCGCAATCTTGGCGTCAAACTCCAAGAGGATCCG GTACTGACACTTGGGGTTCTGGATGGCCACCTTCTAACacgggtggtggtggtggaaaCTTATGGGCACCGCTCGAGGGAGGCACGGAGCGTGGTACCCCTTCCAATTTAAACTCATTTTTGCCAGAAAGCTTACTCGGTCCTGAACTAAACTAG